The Calditrichota bacterium genome contains the following window.
CCCCACCAACAGGCTCGTCACTGCAAAGCCTCCTTCCTGGAGACAGCAGGCTGCTACCAGTACCAAAGTAAGCAACTTAGGTGTAAAAATCAAGCCTTTTCCTGCTCGGAGGGCGAGGTATGCGAAGCGAGGGAAAGTGGGCCACGCCCCAGGTAAGCCCGGAGACTCGGTCAGCTTCTGGAAGGAAGGGGTCAACGTCCATCTGCACCATTCGGGCAGCCGGACCTCAGAGGAGGTGGCTACCATCTGCTGGGAGGCACCCGGCCACCCACTACCCACCTCAGGAGAATCCGCCCCGAGGGGCACAACTGCTTGCGCTGGCCACCGATTCCTTGCCACTCTGCGCAAACGGGGAAAAGATGCGTGTCGCCTTGTCCGCACCACAGCGCGGACAGCGCAAGTGCTCGCCACTCTCGCCCACTTTCTGGAGCACATCAAACACATTGCCACACAGCCGGCATTGATATTCGTAAATAGGCACACCTACCTCCTCTTTTCACCAATTCGAGCCTGCCCGGTTTCCGTCTGTCCTGGCCCGTCTGGCTCTTCAGCTTTGTCTTGCACCGCGCGTTCCACCGGAACACTG
Protein-coding sequences here:
- a CDS encoding zinc ribbon domain-containing protein gives rise to the protein MPIYEYQCRLCGNVFDVLQKVGESGEHLRCPRCGADKATRIFSPFAQSGKESVASASSCAPRGGFS